The genome window ATCTCCCAGCGTTCGGCGTAGAGCGCGGCAAGTTCCGCCGCCGGCGCGGTGTCCGGGTCGAGGAGGGTGGTGACCAGCCGGTAGACGGTGCCGTCCTTCCCGCGTGGGCCAAGGGTGTACTCGATGACGCGGACCCGGGCCGGGTCGGCCCGCCGGTTCTTGTCACGGGCGGCGACGATCTCCGACAGGTAGGAACCATCGGGCAGCGACGTCACCACAGGCAGCACCGCGTTGCTTTTGACCCGCCAGAGCAGGTCGGCGCCGGTTGCCGCGGCGGCCCGCCACAGGTCGAATCCGAGGAACCCGCGGTCGGCCATCAGCAGCATTCCCCGGGTCAACGAAGAGAACAGGCGCCCGGCCAGCACGGTCTCGTGCACCGCCAGCGGACCGACCTCGGCAGCAAAGACCGCATGAGTGCCGCACTCGACCAGAGCCGCAACCCTGGCCTGCGGATACGCACTCCTGCCCTGCCCACGGCCGGTCCCCGGACGCCCGAAATACCCGGCATTCGCCACCGTGTCCGGCAGATCGAACGTCGTCCCGTCCACAGCCACCAACCGCAGCCCCCGAAACCAGGCGCCCCGCGACCCCGCGACGGCCACCGGCCGGCACACCCGGGCGAACAACGCCTTCAGCACCTCCGGCCCCAGCCGCAGCCGCGCCCGCCCGATCGCTCCGCTCGTAGGCACCCGCCACCCCTTTACCCAGCGGCCCTGACGCTCCAGACCCTGCGTGAGAAGACGCCCGACCTCCTCATACCCCTGCCCCGAGAACAGGCACATCGCCAGCACGAAATACACCACCACCCGTGCCGGAAGCAGCCGCTGACGCTGCTCAACACGCCCGCACTCCGCCACCACCTCGTCCACCAGATCAGGCGTAAACGCACGCGTTAACACTCCGAGAGCGATGCGATCCGAAAACCGCTCGCCCCCCACCGACTTCACCTGTCCCGGCCTTGGCACACCCAACACAACGAGCCGACACCCTCAAAGTCACCGGTATTGGCCCTAGACGCACTGTTCGCCCTGTCCCAGAGAGGCAACGGGCGGCACACCAGCCGGTGGCTCACCCTCGCGGACAAGGTCGCCACCGTGTTCGAGACCACCGACCCGGCCCAGGCCGGCCGGTGGGCCGCCACCGGCACCAGCCTGGGGTCGGCCCGCTACCTCGACTGGCTCGCGAACCAGTTGGTCGTGCTGCTCGACCGGCACACGGTGGACGACGCCACCGGAGGCGACCGGCTCGCCGAGCCGGAGGAATGGTCGCTGCAACGCACCCTCGACTTCCTCACCGAGCACCAGGTCTTCGACCGTCTACTCGACCACGTCCCAGAGGTCACCAAAACCTGGAGCTTCAAGGACAAGGAGACGCGGGGCACGCAGATGAACGTCCCGATCGCCCCCGCGTTGCGCGAGTGGATCTCCGGCAGCACGATGCCCGACCTCGCCCGTTCCTGGCAGCCCGGCGTCGCTGCCGGGTGGGCGCTCGAACAGGCGGTACGCAACATCAGCACCGCCTTCGGGCACGCCCTGAGCTGGACCGTCGGCGCCCTGATCAACCTGGTCAACACCAGCCCCGCGCTCTCTCCCGGCGCGCCCAGGCTCAACACACACACTGCGTGGCACATCCGCCACGGCGTCGACACCGAGCAGGCCCTGACCCTGCTCACCTCCGGCATCACCTCCCGACGCATCGCCCACCTCCTCGGTCGCGACGCCGCCCGTCTCGGGCACCGGTCGGCCGGCCTGCGGCAGTGGACCGCCCAGCACCACATCGGCGGCTGGACGCAGCAGTATGGGGCGAGCGACTATGAGATCCAGGATCTCCTCGACTACGTCCGCACTCCCTCCGACCCGATCAACCAGCTTCTCGAGAACCGCGCCGCCACCACTCCGCTGACCTGGCTGATAGAAGGGACACCTGACGGCCCGGTCAACGTCGCACGGCCCAGCGAGCGTCACCCGACCATCCGCGTCGCCCGCGACCGCCGCCGGGTGGCGACCGTGCCGGCCGACCGCCACCTCGATGTCCTTGCGATGCTCGACAGCGGACTCGACCTCGACCACCGTCTCCACAACGGCCAACTCGTCACCACCCGGCGCACCCGGTAGCGCCTGGCCCTGTCGCAGGGAACCAAGCGCGGGACTGCGGCTCAACAGGAGGGCGATGCACCGCAGAGTTACCGACTTGCCGCCGCCCGTGGAGGCGTTGACACGGACGCACGGGGACTCCGCGCCCAGGTTGACTGAGACGACCCGCCCGGCGGAGCCGATCCCGGTGATGGGCGCGGACTCCTTGGCGGCTGCCACCATCTCGCGCACCTTGGGGTTCTACCTTCGCCGGTCTCATCGGGTTCGGCATCGCCCGCCTGGTCAAGGCGCCGGGTGGACGAGGCGATCGGTTGGGGCAGCATCGCGGCCCTCAGCTTGATGACGCTGTGCATCGCGCTGTTGGACGGGGTCATCATGCCGCTGGCGACGTCATCCGCTGGAGGCACGGCCCCCTGATCGATCGCAGGGCCCGCTGACCGTGCCGCACACGCTGGGCCCGGTCCTTCCGTCGGAGGGCCGGACCCAGCAGTCTCCGAGTGCCCGACAAACATGCGGGACGGAGTCGAGTACGGACGGCTAATGTGTGCGCAGCCGCTTGAGGAACGTTCTGACCAGGGCGTCCAGCTCAGAGTCCTTGGCCGTCTCTTCCACCAGGATTCGTTCGATGTGAACGAACCCGCTGTTCCGCCAGTGCCGATCCCTGGTCCCGTCAGCCGCCAGTCGGCCGCGGTGATGGGGTCCGTCGACCTCGATCAGGCCCGCTCTGCCTTCGCGAACGACTAGGAAGTCGGGTGTCCATGTGTTGCCGACTCCTACGCGTCCCAGCGGCAGAGGAAAGATGGAGATGGTGGCATCGGCGGGGAGGGCAGCCTGGGCGCGCTTGAGCGCCTCATAGACCCGTACCTCCTCGCGGGAGTCAAAAACGAATCCGTCGCGTCGCAGTTCCGGTTTCGGATCGGTGACACGCGCGGCGTGGTTCGTTGTGGTGTCGGCGGTGAGCCGCCCCTGAAGAGCTGACCTCCAGTCCGCGGCCACGTCTGGTAGCGCTGGCCCGACGTAGACAGAGTGTGCTTCGACGCCGTTCCGTTCAGCGATCGGCAGGAGGGCGTCCCGGATCCGCGCAAGCAAGTCCTCAGAGAACCGGTCCATCAGCCATCCGGGAACCAGAAGGCGGGCATCCATCCAGTCGCCGAACCTGTTGCCGGGAGACCACTCGATTCCTTCAACATCCAGTAGAAGGGCTGCCGCCTGAACGTCTCCTCGCTCATGAAGGAACCAGGCAGTCTGCCCGAGGATGGTCTCCTCTACAGATAGCGCTGCCTCTTCGCTTGAGACCTTGCTGACGTCTGAAGTCACCGTTCCACACTAAAACCTCGGTCTGACAGTCGAACCCCGTTGACCAGAATGATCGCGGCGACATCGCCGCCCCGGTCCGCCATTTACCGTGGGGCCGTGACGACGCCCTCCGGCGACACTGCCGGGACCGGCCAGGGCACGGGCCGTACGGTCAGGAGCGTGTTGCGCGCGATTGGGACTGTAAGACGTTCGGCCCTGACCCGTAGTCGGTGGTGACGCCGCAGCAGATCACGACTTCCGTTCGTCGCCCATCGGCGACCCCGGTACAGGGTGTCGAAGCGCTGTCTGGACGGCGGTCTGTGCCGACCCGATCGCTGAATAGGAAGGAGCAGGTGCTTAGAAGGCGCCTGCTCTGTCCCTGGCTCCTCGCTGCCCGGCGCTGGTGCAGCTGGCAGTGCCTCAACGCGGTGCTTCATTGTGCTGATTCGCCGACGGCAGACACGTTGAGGGCGCAATTGACTGGAATGACGCGCCGAAGCAAGCAAACCTAGAACAGTCCGCAGCAGCGCGACTACGCGCTGCTTTCACGTTTGTGCGCCAGGGCGTCGGGAGTATCGAGTCGGGCGCAACATAGCCGACGATCGCCGGTTAGCCAAACCGGCGTTTCTCCAGACCATTGAACTACCCGCTGACCTGCCGGGTGTGTTCCGTCGTTCCTGCAAGGAGTTCAAAACTATGTCGGTCGAAGTCATGGAAGAAGAGGGGCTGTATTCCGAGGAGCAGGTTCGAGCCCTGCTTGAGTGGGTGTGTGGACGGGAGGGTGTTGAACGTTCGGTGTACCCCTTCATGCGTGTTGTGGCCGAGCAGGCTCTGCGCCCGGGCGAAGCCCGTGAGCTGCGAGTGAGCGACGTGGTGCTCCCGGAGCGTGGCCTGGGCAAGCTGACCGTCCGCTACTGCGGGAAAGCGAGGGAGGTTCCTCTCCGTTCGCAGTCCGTCGAGTTTCTGCGGGCATGGATAAGCGATGCCGGCCTGCGGGAGGACGATCTCCTGTTTCCCGACCTGCGCGAACGTTCAGCCTCGACTCCCGTATACCAGCAGGTATGGGAGCAGGCCCAAGAGGCCGTTCTGCCACGGGACGAGCGGTACTCGTGGCGCCTGGGGGAGCCCATCTCTATTCTCCGGGAGTCCTGCCTGGTGAAGTGGCTCGGGGTGGGCATCTCACCTTTCACGGTCGCTGAGTTGGCCGGTGTGAATCCGAGCTGGCTGGCCCTGCGTTACCCGCACTGCTTCCGTGAAAAAGACGCCGAGATCGACTGGGGCCGCCTGGCGGACGTCATGGGTCTTCGAGAGTCACTGAAGTCGTGAGTTTCGCCCCGCGCTCTGGCTGAGGTCCAGAGCGCGGGGCGCGTGGGGAAGAACCGCCCTGTTGGTATGAACTCCTGAGCGCGATGAAGCCGCCGTGCGATCAAGCTTCGTTCGCGGCCGAGGCTTCCTACGCGTTTCCCCCCGGCCGGGTGACTTGCCCGCCCTTGCACCGGCCGACGCTCTGATGGCCGTCTCGCCGGGCGCCCAGTCCCATTCCAGAATTCCGAGGCCCTGCTATGTCCGCACGCCTGCTGTCCATACCCACCGTCGCCGCCGCCCTGGACGTCGACCGTCGAACCGTCTATCGCTTCATCGCAGCCGGCGACCTGTCTGTCGTCGACCTCCGCACCGGGCCAGGCCGCTCCCGTGTGCGGGTCCCAGCGGCCAGCCTTGACGAGTTTCTCAGCCGTCGCGCCGTTGTCATGCCGACAACTCGCCACTGACCTCGATCATGGCCTCTCTGTCGTCGAACAAGGAGTAGAACCTGTACCTCCGCAAGTTGAAGTCCGGCAACTGGCAGGCGACCGTACGCAACCGGGCAGGAGACCGGTACAGCGAGTCGTTCCCCCTCAAAGCGCAGGCCCGCGCCTGGGGCACCGAGATGGAGACACAGTCCGCCCGCGGAAGCATGCGCGACCCGCGGGCCGGCGAAATCACGTTCCGTGAGTGGCACGACAGGTGGTGGGACGCCCGCATCGTTGAGCCCCGCACCCTGCGCGGCGACGCCTCCACCATCAAAAACCACGTCATGCCCCACTGGGCGGACTGGGAGATGCGGGCCGTTACTCGCATGGACGTCCAGAGCTGGATCCGCTCCCTGGTGGAGAAGGGCGTGGGCGCTGCCGCGATCAAGCGGGCGTACAACCTGACCTCGTCCATCATGCGCGCGGCCGTGGACGACGACGTGATCGCGTTGAGCCCGTGCCGCCGCATCGACCTGCCCCAGATCGCCGTCAAGCCGCCGCAGTGGTTCACGACCGACCAGGCGCAGAGCATCCTCGACGAGCTTCCCGCCCCCTGGAAGACGATGTGCCTACTGGGCGTCTACACCGGACTGCGCTGGGGCGAACTCTCCGGCCTTCACCGTCACCGCATCGACCAGCGCCGCTCGCGCCTCTTCGTGGTCGAGGTCAACACCAAGAGGGGCATCAAGGAGTATCCCAAGAGCTCCAGGAGCCGCCGGGAGGTCCCGCTCCCGGCCCATGTCCTGGCAGCACTTGAACGTCACATATACCGGCTCGACCGGGACGCCGTGGTGTTCACCACCGTCACCAAGGGCAGGGCTGGACGGCTCCTCGATGACGGCAACTGGCGCCGACAGACCTGGTGGCCAGCCATCGAAAAGGCTCACTACTTCGATGACGACGGGGAGCAGCAGCTCGTCCCGCACTATCCGCCCCACTCCATGCGCCACACCTGCGCCTCATGGCTGGTGCAGAAAGGAGTCTCACTCTACGAGGTCCAGCACCTCCTCGGCCACGAGAGCTTCCAGACCACCCAGCGCGCCCACCTGCAGCCGGATGCGCACAAGGCCGTCCTCGGGGCCTGGGAGCGGATGGAAATCCCCCTCACGATCGCCGCATAATCGTTCCTTCGCCCCTGTCCTGCTTGGACAGGGGTGAAGCCGGTTGCGAGCGGAACGCGGTCACGATCACGTTCGAATCGGTCGGCTGTTCCCGCGAGAGCCCCAGCGGCCGTCAGCGTCCAACTGCCACGGGTGGGCGTAGGCATCGACCTTTGCAAGCTCGCGCAGAACCCCCGCCTGGCCGGGGGCTCAGGCCGAGTGACCAGCGCGTGGTGCAGCGGGTCGAGCCGTGCGGCATACGCCTCCGCCCACTCAGCTATTGCGCCTCGTCCCGGTCTCGACGGAGAACCGGTAGCCGAGATGGCCAGCCTTCCCATCATGGAGGGAGCTGCACGATGGAACGGCCCCCTGCTCCATCCATTCGAGAGTTATGAACTTTCCCACCAGCTTGCTGGACGGCAGCGCCATCCTTAACCCATGCTCGCATCCAACCCTGCCCAACGGCTCGCCGACCACGTTCGACACTTTCTTGGCAGCGGACCGTTTCTCCAGCCTGGCGGATGGACCCACATGGGTGCTGTCATCTGCGACGTCAGCTTCCAGCCACGGTGCAACTACGAGAGGACTCTCCGACCGCGGCTTCTCCATTTGCAGCTGAGCTGGGCTGATGCAAGGACAGTCCGCGGATTTCAGCGCCGGCTCTTCACGGCAGACCTTGCCATGGCCATGAAGTTCAACCACGCACAGAAGGTCGCGAAGGCTCACGCCATCACCGACCTCCTCGCTGCCAACGGGGTCGATACCCGCGAGGACCTTCACGCCTGGCTCGATCATCAGGTCAATCGCGCCGCTCTGCGCACGGTGAAGGGAGTGGGGCCGAAGAGCGTCGACTACATAGGCAATCTCGTTGGCCGTTCGCACGTCGCCGTTGACGT of Streptomyces sp. NBC_01363 contains these proteins:
- a CDS encoding helix-turn-helix domain-containing protein — translated: MSARLLSIPTVAAALDVDRRTVYRFIAAGDLSVVDLRTGPGRSRVRVPAASLDEFLSRRAVVMPTTRH
- a CDS encoding IS4 family transposase is translated as MPRPGQVKSVGGERFSDRIALGVLTRAFTPDLVDEVVAECGRVEQRQRLLPARVVVYFVLAMCLFSGQGYEEVGRLLTQGLERQGRWVKGWRVPTSGAIGRARLRLGPEVLKALFARVCRPVAVAGSRGAWFRGLRLVAVDGTTFDLPDTVANAGYFGRPGTGRGQGRSAYPQARVAALVECGTHAVFAAEVGPLAVHETVLAGRLFSSLTRGMLLMADRGFLGFDLWRAAAATGADLLWRVKSNAVLPVVTSLPDGSYLSEIVAARDKNRRADPARVRVIEYTLGPRGKDGTVYRLVTTLLDPDTAPAAELAALYAERWEIETTLDEIKTHLGGPRLVLRSQHPAGAEQEIFAFLLVHHAVRDLMHEAARQEGHDPDRISFTRAVRVVRRQVTAQAGFSPLPTHAGPRTDSA
- a CDS encoding site-specific integrase yields the protein MKSGNWQATVRNRAGDRYSESFPLKAQARAWGTEMETQSARGSMRDPRAGEITFREWHDRWWDARIVEPRTLRGDASTIKNHVMPHWADWEMRAVTRMDVQSWIRSLVEKGVGAAAIKRAYNLTSSIMRAAVDDDVIALSPCRRIDLPQIAVKPPQWFTTDQAQSILDELPAPWKTMCLLGVYTGLRWGELSGLHRHRIDQRRSRLFVVEVNTKRGIKEYPKSSRSRREVPLPAHVLAALERHIYRLDRDAVVFTTVTKGRAGRLLDDGNWRRQTWWPAIEKAHYFDDDGEQQLVPHYPPHSMRHTCASWLVQKGVSLYEVQHLLGHESFQTTQRAHLQPDAHKAVLGAWERMEIPLTIAA
- a CDS encoding site-specific integrase, translating into MSVEVMEEEGLYSEEQVRALLEWVCGREGVERSVYPFMRVVAEQALRPGEARELRVSDVVLPERGLGKLTVRYCGKAREVPLRSQSVEFLRAWISDAGLREDDLLFPDLRERSASTPVYQQVWEQAQEAVLPRDERYSWRLGEPISILRESCLVKWLGVGISPFTVAELAGVNPSWLALRYPHCFREKDAEIDWGRLADVMGLRESLKS